Below is a window of Desulfovermiculus halophilus DSM 18834 DNA.
AGATCCAAGTCCGGTCGGCATCCAGAATCGGGTTCTATGACTTTGGTCAGAACAGAAGCCGGGTGAACAAGCTGCGGACCTGCTTCCAGAACCACCAGCCCCAGGCAGAGGACGGATAGCCCATGCATCCGAGACCGGCTTCCTCATCCAAGGGCTTGGTCGTATTCGTCGCCCTTCGGGACCTGATCCTGTTCATCGCCGGAGTCTGGTACTTCGAATTCCATGTGGGCTATACCTTTCCGGATGAAAACAATCTTCTGCTCTATTTTGTGGCCATCCCCATCATCTGGGCCACTCTGATCCAGATCTGGACCACAACGACCTACAAAGAGCAGAAGAACACCGCAATGTCCGTTTTTACCCATCTCGTGGCCGTTCTTATCCTGATCAGCACAATCTTCTTGATCAGCGCCACCTTAAAGACCATTCAGCCCAGCCTGGACCCCTTGGGCAATGTCCTGTTCCACTTTGTCGGCTGGACGGTCATCGTCTGTCTTATCTATTACGACCTGGTGGATATCTGCCGCCTCTCATTATAAGAAATACAGGCTGTTGGCCCGTCGAAGGACACACCATCACTATGTTCGGAATAGAAATCTTAATCATAGCCGATGACCCTGCCTCCATGCAGGAATTGCAGACCAAGCTCCAAGACAAAGGGTATGGAGTAACCTGCTGCCTGGGCAGAGACAAAGGCTTGACAGCCATCGAGGAAACGGAATTCGATGTCGTCCTCATCGATCTGGAGCACGAATCAATTGACGAATTCACTATGCTCCGGCGGACAAAGGAGTTGTATCCGGACACAGAAGTCATCATCATCACCGCTTCTGCCTCGGTTGAAATCGCGGTCGAGGCCATCAAGGAAGGAGCCTTCCATTATCTGGCCAAGCCCTTTCATCCAGACGAGGTCCTTTTTCTGATCAAAAATGCGTTGGACAAGCGAATCATGCGCCTGGAGCTCATGGAGCTCAGGGACCTGGTTTCCGGAAAGCGTTATCTGAACAAGCTGATTGGCAAGAGCCCAAAAATCCAGCAGCTGAAAAAAAAAATCACTAGAATTGCCCCCCTGGACTGCACCGTCCTGATCCGGGGGGAAACCGGAACAGGAAAGGAGATGGTTGCCCGGATCATCCACCGCATGAGTCTGCGGGCAGAGCGCAAGTTCCTGGCCGTAAACTGCGGAACCCTGAATCCCGAGCTTTTGAGCAATGAACTGTTCGGTCACGAAAAAGAGGCCTTTACCGGGGCCCAGAAGGTCAAAAAAGGAGTATTTGAAGCCATCTCCGGGGGAACGATTCTTTTGGATGAAATCGGGGACATGCCGTCCCAGATGCAGGTCCAGCTTCTGCGGGTGCTGCAGGAAAAATCCATCATTCGAGTCGGAGGGACCGAGGAAGTTCCGGTTGATATGCGCATCCTGGCTGCCACCAACCGCCCGTTGCAGCAGGAGATTGCCAGGGGAACGTTCAGAGAAGACCTCTATTACCGGCTCAATGTTTTTACTTTGCGCCTTCCCCCCTTGCGGGAACGACGGGATGACATCCCCTTGTTCTGCCGATACTTTGTGGACAAATATGCCCGGCAGTTCGAGAAAGAGATTCCCCACATCGCCCCGCCTGCCATGCGGGCGATTTCAGCCTATTCTTTTCCGGGGAATGTCCGGGAATTGGAAAATATTATTGAACGGGCAGTCGTTTTGGCCGATGGGCCGGTGATTATGCCCGAACACCTGCCCCAACGGGTCCGCGGTCAAACCGCGAAGTCCGTGGATCATCCAAGAGCCGGCAGACTTTCGACTCTGGCTGAACTGGAGCGGGAACACCTGATCCGGGTTCTG
It encodes the following:
- a CDS encoding sigma-54-dependent transcriptional regulator translates to MFGIEILIIADDPASMQELQTKLQDKGYGVTCCLGRDKGLTAIEETEFDVVLIDLEHESIDEFTMLRRTKELYPDTEVIIITASASVEIAVEAIKEGAFHYLAKPFHPDEVLFLIKNALDKRIMRLELMELRDLVSGKRYLNKLIGKSPKIQQLKKKITRIAPLDCTVLIRGETGTGKEMVARIIHRMSLRAERKFLAVNCGTLNPELLSNELFGHEKEAFTGAQKVKKGVFEAISGGTILLDEIGDMPSQMQVQLLRVLQEKSIIRVGGTEEVPVDMRILAATNRPLQQEIARGTFREDLYYRLNVFTLRLPPLRERRDDIPLFCRYFVDKYARQFEKEIPHIAPPAMRAISAYSFPGNVRELENIIERAVVLADGPVIMPEHLPQRVRGQTAKSVDHPRAGRLSTLAELEREHLIRVLEHTGNNKSRAAQILGIDRVSLWRKIKRYGLEKDSHVA